One Candidatus Cloacimonadota bacterium DNA segment encodes these proteins:
- a CDS encoding transposase yields the protein MHKPNNRHKQIDIFDWEFNLPKKVKSHMAIWKTLRKEVFEKVDESSFSVLYPSHTGRPNSPINQLVTLLTIKELFDWTFRELEESMSLHIGLLHACGIPMGESTVSLRTITNFIQSLRVYQDKTGIDLFNLEFNRLVQSQIESFMVNTKIARTDSTQIHTNVCAYNRLQLQIEAVKRLYRVIDVADQEYIFGLNPNYIKYDADNYVSMLKTDDVKDEFQKVGQCYLSIINHFGDKYVNKAEWQMLMRIFEEQFIVEPGDDDEPKISKKSSDDKTSNDIRAIDDPEATLRYKSGVNNLGFVGNVVETADPEAELNLICDTTLCQNNVFDGKMLLDAMDDLVKDRLTELEEIHYDGGYGGPALDEKLEQYSINSVQTGIKGAKSEGRMFVEKCDDSYYVTCVGKQRVKCIRLKKSHKALFDPSICKECEHLATCKLKWLKTVKKYAYYMSDKDISKRLRLSYIKTVPKKRKALRSGVEATIRQFKYRTRAGKSRLRGLYRHKLWFTLLALAINVKRINNYTTGVPKNRRKGRLSSCVNIYALIFARIESIWGTFWQIYRTLRPNLCRNRFTWVLC from the coding sequence CGACTGGGAATTCAACCTTCCCAAAAAGGTAAAATCACACATGGCAATCTGGAAAACCTTGCGCAAAGAGGTATTCGAAAAGGTAGATGAGAGCAGCTTTAGTGTTCTTTATCCAAGCCATACCGGGCGCCCAAACTCTCCCATCAACCAGTTGGTTACCTTGCTGACTATCAAGGAGTTGTTTGATTGGACTTTTCGAGAATTAGAAGAAAGCATGTCTTTGCATATAGGCTTGCTGCATGCCTGTGGCATACCCATGGGTGAATCCACTGTTTCACTGCGAACTATCACCAATTTTATTCAATCTCTGAGGGTGTACCAGGATAAGACAGGCATAGATTTATTCAATCTGGAATTTAATCGTTTAGTTCAGAGCCAGATAGAATCTTTTATGGTAAACACCAAGATTGCCCGTACTGATTCTACTCAGATTCATACTAATGTATGCGCATACAATAGATTACAGCTACAGATAGAAGCAGTTAAGAGATTGTATAGAGTCATTGACGTAGCAGATCAGGAGTATATCTTTGGATTAAACCCTAACTATATTAAATATGATGCAGATAACTATGTGAGCATGCTCAAAACGGATGATGTAAAAGATGAGTTCCAGAAGGTTGGGCAATGTTACCTTTCTATAATCAACCATTTTGGCGACAAGTACGTAAATAAAGCAGAATGGCAGATGCTTATGCGCATCTTCGAAGAGCAATTTATCGTAGAGCCAGGTGATGATGATGAGCCCAAAATCAGCAAAAAGTCGTCTGACGATAAGACTAGCAACGATATCAGAGCCATTGATGATCCTGAAGCGACACTACGCTACAAATCAGGCGTTAATAACTTGGGTTTTGTGGGCAACGTAGTTGAGACCGCTGATCCTGAAGCAGAGCTGAACTTAATCTGCGACACCACTTTATGCCAAAACAATGTTTTTGATGGGAAGATGCTGTTAGACGCTATGGATGATCTTGTAAAAGATAGACTTACCGAACTCGAAGAGATCCATTATGATGGCGGATACGGTGGTCCTGCTTTGGACGAAAAATTGGAGCAATACTCCATCAATAGCGTTCAAACAGGAATAAAAGGGGCTAAGTCGGAGGGTCGTATGTTTGTTGAGAAATGTGACGATTCGTACTATGTGACCTGCGTCGGAAAGCAAAGAGTAAAATGCATCAGGCTAAAGAAAAGCCACAAGGCATTATTCGATCCTTCTATCTGTAAAGAATGTGAACATTTAGCAACCTGTAAGCTCAAATGGCTCAAGACAGTTAAGAAGTATGCCTATTACATGAGTGACAAAGACATATCTAAGCGTTTGAGACTATCTTACATAAAAACAGTGCCTAAAAAACGGAAGGCTCTAAGAAGTGGCGTAGAGGCGACCATACGCCAGTTCAAGTACAGGACAAGAGCTGGAAAGTCAAGGCTCAGAGGACTATACAGACATAAGCTGTGGTTCACGCTGCTTGCACTTGCAATCAATGTAAAGAGAATTAACAATTACACTACAGGTGTGCCTAAGAATCGGAGAAAGGGGCGTTTATCGTCTTGTGTAAATATTTATGCGTTAATATTTGCCCGCATAGAGTCCATCTGGGGCACATTTTGGCAAATATATAGAACTTTACGGCCAAATTTGTGTCGGAACCGGTTTACCTGGGTATTATGCTGA